The Pempheris klunzingeri isolate RE-2024b chromosome 1, fPemKlu1.hap1, whole genome shotgun sequence genome includes a region encoding these proteins:
- the LOC139202897 gene encoding secretory carrier-associated membrane protein 5-like, whose translation MKLIVSEPNFPPLPGFIPLKPCFYQDFDEIPEQHRSMCKRMYHLWMLNSATLAVNLIGCFAWMFGGGGVTNFGLAIIWLLMFTPCSYVCWFRPIYKAFKSDSSFNFMQFFFVFMAQVGISIIQSIGIPGWGVCGWLATMSFFSYNIFIALIMLVPTILFTAVASLSFIALTRIHNSYRGSGASMSKAQEEWATGAWKNPHVQAAAQQAAMGAASGAMQDQYSSPQYNENQM comes from the exons ATGAAATTAATTGTCTCAGAGCCCAACTTCCCCCCGCTGCCGGGATTTATTCCCCTCAAGCCGTGCTTCTACCAGGACTTCGACGAGATCCCCGAGCAGCACCGCAGCATGTGCAAGAGAATGTACCACCTGTGGATGT TAAATAGTGCTACTCTTGCTGTGAATCTTATTGGCTGCTTTGCTTGGATGTTTGGTGGAGGTGGCGTAACCAACTTTGGACTGGCTATCATCTGGCTCCTCATGTTCACTCCCTGCTCTTATGTCTGTTGGTTCAGGCCCATCTACAAGGCCTTCAA GAGTGACAGCTCCTTCAACTTTATGCAGTTCTTCTTTGTGTTCATGGCACAAGTTGGCATCAGCATCATCCAGAGTATAGGCATCCCTGGGTGGGGAGTATG tggCTGGTTGGCTACCATGTCCTTCTTTAGCTACAATATATTCATTGCGCTGATCATGTTGGTCCCTACTATCCTGTTCACCGCTGTGGCCTCTCTGTCCTTCATCGCTCTCACCAGG ATCCATAATTCCTACCGTGGCAGTGGGGCCAGCATGTCAAAAGCTCAAGAGGAATGGGCCACAGGAGCCTGGAAGAATCCTCATGTCcaggcagcagctcagcaggCCGCCATGGGGGCCGCTAGTGGAGCCATGCAGGATCAGTACTCAAGCCCACAATATAATGAAAACCAGATGTAG